In one Brienomyrus brachyistius isolate T26 chromosome 5, BBRACH_0.4, whole genome shotgun sequence genomic region, the following are encoded:
- the LOC125742602 gene encoding uncharacterized protein LOC125742602 isoform X20, whose amino-acid sequence MREHACYKSAGISVRIATKTLVSGAEMECQQEGEQYPKTKRKRPSGAQYRKRRKEEEERRRREAILKYLESSSTANEVPSTSSSGDAVCSEPLDEMTHRSAASLSADGNMRLTTDSTLPVFSVAAETSSPVLPVEVKTDGPCAAGAADWPSYLGDTVRTVIVGRGPYQWQQVKAEYSEVKIKRPSGAQYRKRRKEEEERHTKHREAILKYLVSSSTTDEVPSTSSSRVPVCSATEISSSAFPVEMETDELCPADPADWPSPLTDIVRTELVRRGPYQVSPLVT is encoded by the exons ATGCGCGAACATGCGTGCTATAAGTCAGCTGGGATCTCAGTTCGGATAGCGACAAAGACGCTCGTTTCGGGTGCAGAAATGGAG TGTCAACAAGAAGGAGAACAGTATCCCAAAACGAAGAGGAAAAGGCCATCGGGGGCTCAGTACCGGAAAAggagaaaggaggaagaggagaggcgTAGGAGAG AAGCCATTTTAAAATatctagagtcaagctcaacagccaATGAAGTGCCAAGCACGTCTTCCTCAGGTGATGCTGTTTGTTCAG AACCGCTTGACGAAATGACGCATCGATCGGCTGCGTCTCTTTCTGCTGATGGGAACATGAGACTGACCACCGATTCCACCCTGCCAGTTTTCTCGG TCGCCGCAGAGACGTCctcccctgtgctgcctgtcgaGGTGAAAACAGATGGACCGtgtgctgctggtgctgctgactGGCCTTCGTATCTGGGGGACACTGTGAGGACAGTCATAGTGGGGAGGGGCCCGTATCAG TGGCAGCAAGTAAAGGCAGAGTATTCTGAAGTGAAGATCAAGAGGCCATCAGGGGCCCAATACCGTAAAAggagaaaggaggaagaggagaggcaTACTAAACACCGCG AGGCAATTTTAAAATATCTAGTGTCAAGCTCAACAACCGATGAAGTGCCAAGCACATCGTCCTCACGTGTCCCTGTTTGTTCAG CAACAGAGATTTCCTCCTCTGCCTTCCCTGTTGAGATGGAAACAGATGAACTGTGTCCAGCTGATCCTGCTGACTGGCCTTCACCTCTGACAGACATTGTGAGAACAGAATTAGTCCGGAGAGGACCGTATCAG GTGTCACCTCTGGTCACTTGA
- the LOC125742602 gene encoding uncharacterized protein LOC125742602 isoform X19, producing MREHACYKSAGISVRIATKTLVSGAEMECQQEGEQYPKTKRKRPSGAQYRKRRKEEEERRRREAILKYLESSSTANEVPSTSSSGDAVCSEPLDEMTHRSAASLSADGNMRLTTDSTLPVFSVAAETSSPVLPVEVKTDGPCAAGAADWPSYLGDTVRTVIVGRGPYQWQQVKAEYSEVKIKRPSGAQYRKRRKEEEERHTKHREAILKYLVSSSTTDEVPSTSSSRVPVCSATEISSSAFPVEMETDELCPADPADWPSPLTDIVRTELVRRGPYQHDCSLGRHAGAVVALLPHTTRTRV from the exons ATGCGCGAACATGCGTGCTATAAGTCAGCTGGGATCTCAGTTCGGATAGCGACAAAGACGCTCGTTTCGGGTGCAGAAATGGAG TGTCAACAAGAAGGAGAACAGTATCCCAAAACGAAGAGGAAAAGGCCATCGGGGGCTCAGTACCGGAAAAggagaaaggaggaagaggagaggcgTAGGAGAG AAGCCATTTTAAAATatctagagtcaagctcaacagccaATGAAGTGCCAAGCACGTCTTCCTCAGGTGATGCTGTTTGTTCAG AACCGCTTGACGAAATGACGCATCGATCGGCTGCGTCTCTTTCTGCTGATGGGAACATGAGACTGACCACCGATTCCACCCTGCCAGTTTTCTCGG TCGCCGCAGAGACGTCctcccctgtgctgcctgtcgaGGTGAAAACAGATGGACCGtgtgctgctggtgctgctgactGGCCTTCGTATCTGGGGGACACTGTGAGGACAGTCATAGTGGGGAGGGGCCCGTATCAG TGGCAGCAAGTAAAGGCAGAGTATTCTGAAGTGAAGATCAAGAGGCCATCAGGGGCCCAATACCGTAAAAggagaaaggaggaagaggagaggcaTACTAAACACCGCG AGGCAATTTTAAAATATCTAGTGTCAAGCTCAACAACCGATGAAGTGCCAAGCACATCGTCCTCACGTGTCCCTGTTTGTTCAG CAACAGAGATTTCCTCCTCTGCCTTCCCTGTTGAGATGGAAACAGATGAACTGTGTCCAGCTGATCCTGCTGACTGGCCTTCACCTCTGACAGACATTGTGAGAACAGAATTAGTCCGGAGAGGACCGTATCAG CATGACTGCAGtttggggcgacatgctggtgcagtggttgcattgttgcctcacaccactaGGACCAGAGTTTGA
- the LOC125742602 gene encoding zinc finger MYM-type protein 1-like isoform X11: MREHACYKSAGISVRIATKTLVSGAEMECQQEGEQYPKTKRKRPSGAQYRKRRKEEEERRRREAILKYLESSSTANEVPSTSSSGDAVCSEPLDEMTHRSAASLSADGNMRLTTDSTLPVFSVAAETSSPVLPVEVKTDGPCAAGAADWPSYLGDTVRTVIVGRGPYQWQQVKAEYSEVKIKRPSGAQYRKRRKEEEERHTKHREAILKYLVSSSTTDEVPSTSSSRVPVCSEISSSAFPVEMETDELCPADPADWPSPLTDIVRTELVRRGPYQVPPDFVFPKRDGARSCQHLYFFRTLKNGEKIKRNWLTYSNKNNSLFCFCCKLFSTKSIHLINGLTDWKNATTLLNSHDHSPDHLKYLASWKEFELQLKAAETVVKREMAIVQEEKRWRAVLARLIAIVQSLAVRNMALRGDTEKLYCPSNGNFLKEVELLAQFDPIMKDHVHRVKSEYSHLSYLGKHIQNELIECIGAKVVATMVQEIKQSKYFSLILGCTPDVNHTEHLSVLIRIVTLGEDPQVKEHFMGFLETDEFTGQSLATLILQRLEDWQISFDDCRGQSYDNGANMRGKRQGVQATLLQKNPRALFVPCGAHTLSLVVADAAKSSNDAMGFFGVLQKLYSLFSGSRHRWAILTTHVTITLKMWSETRWENRVEALKPLRYEVSGVREALLEVRSQTKDPVMKVEAQFLAEEVGSFRFLLCTVIWYDILNEIQHLNKVLQSETMQVNVAVSLLEAEVALQSYRATGFVAAQSSAKDMCEEMNVEEVLTQKGLRSTDRLSSYESPDEPVLDALKNLEANFFNMVVDSAIFAVKERFQTLGDVEKKFGILSNFQSLPHQEMIEQAEALGHALSCGGQSDLDGRELAQELKNLPDLPSQTMTALELLKFIQAKQFSEIYPNLWVALRIVVTLPVTVASVERCFSKSKLIKTYLRSTMCQERLSSLAVMSINPDVVGHISCDDVIEDLVGGCQQ, from the exons ATGCGCGAACATGCGTGCTATAAGTCAGCTGGGATCTCAGTTCGGATAGCGACAAAGACGCTCGTTTCGGGTGCAGAAATGGAG TGTCAACAAGAAGGAGAACAGTATCCCAAAACGAAGAGGAAAAGGCCATCGGGGGCTCAGTACCGGAAAAggagaaaggaggaagaggagaggcgTAGGAGAG AAGCCATTTTAAAATatctagagtcaagctcaacagccaATGAAGTGCCAAGCACGTCTTCCTCAGGTGATGCTGTTTGTTCAG AACCGCTTGACGAAATGACGCATCGATCGGCTGCGTCTCTTTCTGCTGATGGGAACATGAGACTGACCACCGATTCCACCCTGCCAGTTTTCTCGG TCGCCGCAGAGACGTCctcccctgtgctgcctgtcgaGGTGAAAACAGATGGACCGtgtgctgctggtgctgctgactGGCCTTCGTATCTGGGGGACACTGTGAGGACAGTCATAGTGGGGAGGGGCCCGTATCAG TGGCAGCAAGTAAAGGCAGAGTATTCTGAAGTGAAGATCAAGAGGCCATCAGGGGCCCAATACCGTAAAAggagaaaggaggaagaggagaggcaTACTAAACACCGCG AGGCAATTTTAAAATATCTAGTGTCAAGCTCAACAACCGATGAAGTGCCAAGCACATCGTCCTCACGTGTCCCTGTTTGTTCAG AGATTTCCTCCTCTGCCTTCCCTGTTGAGATGGAAACAGATGAACTGTGTCCAGCTGATCCTGCTGACTGGCCTTCACCTCTGACAGACATTGTGAGAACAGAATTAGTCCGGAGAGGACCGTATCAGGTACCACCTGATTTTGTGTTTCCAAAGAGAGATGGTGCGAGAAGTTGCCAACACCTGTACTTCTTCAGAACCTTAAAAAATGGTGAAAAGATCAAAAGAAACTGGTTAACCtattcaaacaaaaacaacagtctattttgtttttgttgcaaACTTTTCTCCACCAAGAGCATTCATTTAATAAATGGCCTGACAGATTGGaaaaatgcaacaactctgCTAAATTCTCATGACCATAGTCCTGATCATCTGAAGTACTTGGCATCGTGGAAAGAATTTGAATTGCAGCTCAAGGCAGCTGAAACTGTCGTCAAACGCGAGATGGCCATCGTTCAGGAGGAGAAGCGGTGGAGAGCAGTGCTGGCACGGCTAATTGCCATTGTACAGTCACTAGCAGTTAGGAATATGGCACTTAGAGGAGACACGGAAAAACTCTATTGTCCTTCCAATGGAAACTTTTTGAAAGAGGTAGAGCTTCTAGCACAATTTGATCCTATAATGAAAGACCACGTCCACAGGGTTAAAAGTGAGTATTCACACCTGAGCTACTTGGGCAAACACATTCAAAATGAGCTCATTGAGTGCATTGGCGCAAAGGTTGTAGCAACAATGGTTCAGGAGATAAAGCAGTCAAAGTACTTTTCTCTCATTTTGGGTTGCACCCCAGATGTCAACCATACAGAACATCTATCAGTGTTAATCAGAATTGTGACACTGGGAGAAGATCCTCAGGTTAAAGAGCACTTCATGGGAttcctggagacagatgaattcACTGGGCAGAGTTTGGCCACCTTAATTTTGCAGAGGCTggaggattggcagatttcctTCGATGACTGCAGAGGACAGTCTTATGACAATGGCGCCAACATGAGGGGGAAACGCCAAGGAGTTCAGGCCACGCTGCTGCAGAAAAATCCAAGAGCATTATTTGTTCCCTGTGGGGCTCATACCCTTAGCCTGGTTGTTGCTGATGCTGCCAAAAGCTCAAACGATGCCATGGGATTTTTTGGAGTCTTGCAGAAGCTCTATTCGCTGTTTTCTGGCTCTAGGCATAGATGGGCCATCCTTACAACACATGTGACTATTACTCTGAAAATGTGGTCTGAGACAAGATGGGAGAACCGAGTGGAGGCTTTGAAACCCCTCCGATATGAAGTGTCGGGTGTGAGAGAGGCACTGCTTGAGGTGAGAAGCCAGACCAAAGACCCAGTCATGAAGGTTGAGGCCCAGTTCTTGGCGGAGGAGGTGGGCTCATTCCGCTTTTTACTTTGCACAGTTATCTGGTATGACATCTTGAATGAAATACAACATTTGAACAAAGTGCTACAGTCTGAAACAATGCAGGTGAATGTCGCTGTCAGTCTGCTGGAAGCTGAAGTTGCTCTGCAGAGTTACAGAGCCACGGGCTTTGTGGCAGCACAAAGCTCAGCCAAGGACATGTGTGAAGAAATGAATGTGGAGGAAGTCCTTACACAAAAGGGGCTGAGGTCTACAGACAGACTGTCTTCCTACGAGTCTCCTGATGAGCCAGTACTTGATGCCCTTAAGAATCTTGAGGCGAACTTCTTTAACATGGTTGTTGATTCTGCCATATTTGCTGTGAAGGAGAGATTCCAGACTCTTGGTGATGTCGAGAAGAAGTTTGGTATTCTGTCCAACTTCCAAAGCCTACCTCACCAGGAGATGATAGAGCAAGCAGAGGCGCTTGGGCATGCTTTGAGCTGTGGAGGACAGTCTGATTTGGATGGCAGGGAGCTTGCTCAGGAGTTGAAAAATCTACCTGACTTGCCATCACAGACCATGACGGCTTTGGAGTTGCTGAAATTCATACAAGCAAAGCAGttctctgaaatttatccaaacCTGTGGGTTGCTCTCCGGATTGTTGTAACTCTACCAGTCACAGTAGCTTCAGTAGAAAGGTGCTTTTCAAAATCAAAGCTCATCAAAACCTACCTAAGGTCTACAATGTGTCAGGAACGCCTCAGCAGTCTGGCTGTAATGAGTATCAACCCTGATGTTGTTGGTCATATTTCATGTGATGATGTCATAGAGGACTTGGTGGGGGGGTGCCAGCAGTAA
- the LOC125742602 gene encoding zinc finger MYM-type protein 1-like isoform X10 produces MREHACYKSAGISVRIATKTLVSGAEMECQQEGEQYPKTKRKRPSGAQYRKRRKEEEERRRREAILKYLESSSTANEVPSTSSSGDAVCSEPLDEMTHRSAASLSADGNMRLTTDSTLPVFSVAAETSSPVLPVEVKTDGPCAAGAADWPSYLGDTVRTVIVGRGPYQWQQVKAEYSEVKIKRPSGAQYRKRRKEEEERHTKHREAILKYLVSSSTTDEVPSTSSSRVPVCSATEISSSAFPVEMETDELCPADPADWPSPLTDIVRTELVRRGPYQVPPDFVFPKRDGARSCQHLYFFRTLKNGEKIKRNWLTYSNKNNSLFCFCCKLFSTKSIHLINGLTDWKNATTLLNSHDHSPDHLKYLASWKEFELQLKAAETVVKREMAIVQEEKRWRAVLARLIAIVQSLAVRNMALRGDTEKLYCPSNGNFLKEVELLAQFDPIMKDHVHRVKSEYSHLSYLGKHIQNELIECIGAKVVATMVQEIKQSKYFSLILGCTPDVNHTEHLSVLIRIVTLGEDPQVKEHFMGFLETDEFTGQSLATLILQRLEDWQISFDDCRGQSYDNGANMRGKRQGVQATLLQKNPRALFVPCGAHTLSLVVADAAKSSNDAMGFFGVLQKLYSLFSGSRHRWAILTTHVTITLKMWSETRWENRVEALKPLRYEVSGVREALLEVRSQTKDPVMKVEAQFLAEEVGSFRFLLCTVIWYDILNEIQHLNKVLQSETMQVNVAVSLLEAEVALQSYRATGFVAAQSSAKDMCEEMNVEEVLTQKGLRSTDRLSSYESPDEPVLDALKNLEANFFNMVVDSAIFAVKERFQTLGDVEKKFGILSNFQSLPHQEMIEQAEALGHALSCGGQSDLDGRELAQELKNLPDLPSQTMTALELLKFIQAKQFSEIYPNLWVALRIVVTLPVTVASVERCFSKSKLIKTYLRSTMCQERLSSLAVMSINPDVVGHISCDDVIEDLVGGCQQ; encoded by the exons ATGCGCGAACATGCGTGCTATAAGTCAGCTGGGATCTCAGTTCGGATAGCGACAAAGACGCTCGTTTCGGGTGCAGAAATGGAG TGTCAACAAGAAGGAGAACAGTATCCCAAAACGAAGAGGAAAAGGCCATCGGGGGCTCAGTACCGGAAAAggagaaaggaggaagaggagaggcgTAGGAGAG AAGCCATTTTAAAATatctagagtcaagctcaacagccaATGAAGTGCCAAGCACGTCTTCCTCAGGTGATGCTGTTTGTTCAG AACCGCTTGACGAAATGACGCATCGATCGGCTGCGTCTCTTTCTGCTGATGGGAACATGAGACTGACCACCGATTCCACCCTGCCAGTTTTCTCGG TCGCCGCAGAGACGTCctcccctgtgctgcctgtcgaGGTGAAAACAGATGGACCGtgtgctgctggtgctgctgactGGCCTTCGTATCTGGGGGACACTGTGAGGACAGTCATAGTGGGGAGGGGCCCGTATCAG TGGCAGCAAGTAAAGGCAGAGTATTCTGAAGTGAAGATCAAGAGGCCATCAGGGGCCCAATACCGTAAAAggagaaaggaggaagaggagaggcaTACTAAACACCGCG AGGCAATTTTAAAATATCTAGTGTCAAGCTCAACAACCGATGAAGTGCCAAGCACATCGTCCTCACGTGTCCCTGTTTGTTCAG CAACAGAGATTTCCTCCTCTGCCTTCCCTGTTGAGATGGAAACAGATGAACTGTGTCCAGCTGATCCTGCTGACTGGCCTTCACCTCTGACAGACATTGTGAGAACAGAATTAGTCCGGAGAGGACCGTATCAGGTACCACCTGATTTTGTGTTTCCAAAGAGAGATGGTGCGAGAAGTTGCCAACACCTGTACTTCTTCAGAACCTTAAAAAATGGTGAAAAGATCAAAAGAAACTGGTTAACCtattcaaacaaaaacaacagtctattttgtttttgttgcaaACTTTTCTCCACCAAGAGCATTCATTTAATAAATGGCCTGACAGATTGGaaaaatgcaacaactctgCTAAATTCTCATGACCATAGTCCTGATCATCTGAAGTACTTGGCATCGTGGAAAGAATTTGAATTGCAGCTCAAGGCAGCTGAAACTGTCGTCAAACGCGAGATGGCCATCGTTCAGGAGGAGAAGCGGTGGAGAGCAGTGCTGGCACGGCTAATTGCCATTGTACAGTCACTAGCAGTTAGGAATATGGCACTTAGAGGAGACACGGAAAAACTCTATTGTCCTTCCAATGGAAACTTTTTGAAAGAGGTAGAGCTTCTAGCACAATTTGATCCTATAATGAAAGACCACGTCCACAGGGTTAAAAGTGAGTATTCACACCTGAGCTACTTGGGCAAACACATTCAAAATGAGCTCATTGAGTGCATTGGCGCAAAGGTTGTAGCAACAATGGTTCAGGAGATAAAGCAGTCAAAGTACTTTTCTCTCATTTTGGGTTGCACCCCAGATGTCAACCATACAGAACATCTATCAGTGTTAATCAGAATTGTGACACTGGGAGAAGATCCTCAGGTTAAAGAGCACTTCATGGGAttcctggagacagatgaattcACTGGGCAGAGTTTGGCCACCTTAATTTTGCAGAGGCTggaggattggcagatttcctTCGATGACTGCAGAGGACAGTCTTATGACAATGGCGCCAACATGAGGGGGAAACGCCAAGGAGTTCAGGCCACGCTGCTGCAGAAAAATCCAAGAGCATTATTTGTTCCCTGTGGGGCTCATACCCTTAGCCTGGTTGTTGCTGATGCTGCCAAAAGCTCAAACGATGCCATGGGATTTTTTGGAGTCTTGCAGAAGCTCTATTCGCTGTTTTCTGGCTCTAGGCATAGATGGGCCATCCTTACAACACATGTGACTATTACTCTGAAAATGTGGTCTGAGACAAGATGGGAGAACCGAGTGGAGGCTTTGAAACCCCTCCGATATGAAGTGTCGGGTGTGAGAGAGGCACTGCTTGAGGTGAGAAGCCAGACCAAAGACCCAGTCATGAAGGTTGAGGCCCAGTTCTTGGCGGAGGAGGTGGGCTCATTCCGCTTTTTACTTTGCACAGTTATCTGGTATGACATCTTGAATGAAATACAACATTTGAACAAAGTGCTACAGTCTGAAACAATGCAGGTGAATGTCGCTGTCAGTCTGCTGGAAGCTGAAGTTGCTCTGCAGAGTTACAGAGCCACGGGCTTTGTGGCAGCACAAAGCTCAGCCAAGGACATGTGTGAAGAAATGAATGTGGAGGAAGTCCTTACACAAAAGGGGCTGAGGTCTACAGACAGACTGTCTTCCTACGAGTCTCCTGATGAGCCAGTACTTGATGCCCTTAAGAATCTTGAGGCGAACTTCTTTAACATGGTTGTTGATTCTGCCATATTTGCTGTGAAGGAGAGATTCCAGACTCTTGGTGATGTCGAGAAGAAGTTTGGTATTCTGTCCAACTTCCAAAGCCTACCTCACCAGGAGATGATAGAGCAAGCAGAGGCGCTTGGGCATGCTTTGAGCTGTGGAGGACAGTCTGATTTGGATGGCAGGGAGCTTGCTCAGGAGTTGAAAAATCTACCTGACTTGCCATCACAGACCATGACGGCTTTGGAGTTGCTGAAATTCATACAAGCAAAGCAGttctctgaaatttatccaaacCTGTGGGTTGCTCTCCGGATTGTTGTAACTCTACCAGTCACAGTAGCTTCAGTAGAAAGGTGCTTTTCAAAATCAAAGCTCATCAAAACCTACCTAAGGTCTACAATGTGTCAGGAACGCCTCAGCAGTCTGGCTGTAATGAGTATCAACCCTGATGTTGTTGGTCATATTTCATGTGATGATGTCATAGAGGACTTGGTGGGGGGGTGCCAGCAGTAA
- the LOC125742602 gene encoding zinc finger MYM-type protein 1-like isoform X16 — MKCQAHRPHVSLFVQMETDELCPADPADWPSPLTDIVRTELVRRGPYQVPPDFVFPKRDGARSCQHLYFFRTLKNGEKIKRNWLTYSNKNNSLFCFCCKLFSTKSIHLINGLTDWKNATTLLNSHDHSPDHLKYLASWKEFELQLKAAETVVKREMAIVQEEKRWRAVLARLIAIVQSLAVRNMALRGDTEKLYCPSNGNFLKEVELLAQFDPIMKDHVHRVKSEYSHLSYLGKHIQNELIECIGAKVVATMVQEIKQSKYFSLILGCTPDVNHTEHLSVLIRIVTLGEDPQVKEHFMGFLETDEFTGQSLATLILQRLEDWQISFDDCRGQSYDNGANMRGKRQGVQATLLQKNPRALFVPCGAHTLSLVVADAAKSSNDAMGFFGVLQKLYSLFSGSRHRWAILTTHVTITLKMWSETRWENRVEALKPLRYEVSGVREALLEVRSQTKDPVMKVEAQFLAEEVGSFRFLLCTVIWYDILNEIQHLNKVLQSETMQVNVAVSLLEAEVALQSYRATGFVAAQSSAKDMCEEMNVEEVLTQKGLRSTDRLSSYESPDEPVLDALKNLEANFFNMVVDSAIFAVKERFQTLGDVEKKFGILSNFQSLPHQEMIEQAEALGHALSCGGQSDLDGRELAQELKNLPDLPSQTMTALELLKFIQAKQFSEIYPNLWVALRIVVTLPVTVASVERCFSKSKLIKTYLRSTMCQERLSSLAVMSINPDVVGHISCDDVIEDLVGGCQQ, encoded by the exons ATGAAGTGCCAAGCACATCGTCCTCACGTGTCCCTGTTTGTTCAG ATGGAAACAGATGAACTGTGTCCAGCTGATCCTGCTGACTGGCCTTCACCTCTGACAGACATTGTGAGAACAGAATTAGTCCGGAGAGGACCGTATCAGGTACCACCTGATTTTGTGTTTCCAAAGAGAGATGGTGCGAGAAGTTGCCAACACCTGTACTTCTTCAGAACCTTAAAAAATGGTGAAAAGATCAAAAGAAACTGGTTAACCtattcaaacaaaaacaacagtctattttgtttttgttgcaaACTTTTCTCCACCAAGAGCATTCATTTAATAAATGGCCTGACAGATTGGaaaaatgcaacaactctgCTAAATTCTCATGACCATAGTCCTGATCATCTGAAGTACTTGGCATCGTGGAAAGAATTTGAATTGCAGCTCAAGGCAGCTGAAACTGTCGTCAAACGCGAGATGGCCATCGTTCAGGAGGAGAAGCGGTGGAGAGCAGTGCTGGCACGGCTAATTGCCATTGTACAGTCACTAGCAGTTAGGAATATGGCACTTAGAGGAGACACGGAAAAACTCTATTGTCCTTCCAATGGAAACTTTTTGAAAGAGGTAGAGCTTCTAGCACAATTTGATCCTATAATGAAAGACCACGTCCACAGGGTTAAAAGTGAGTATTCACACCTGAGCTACTTGGGCAAACACATTCAAAATGAGCTCATTGAGTGCATTGGCGCAAAGGTTGTAGCAACAATGGTTCAGGAGATAAAGCAGTCAAAGTACTTTTCTCTCATTTTGGGTTGCACCCCAGATGTCAACCATACAGAACATCTATCAGTGTTAATCAGAATTGTGACACTGGGAGAAGATCCTCAGGTTAAAGAGCACTTCATGGGAttcctggagacagatgaattcACTGGGCAGAGTTTGGCCACCTTAATTTTGCAGAGGCTggaggattggcagatttcctTCGATGACTGCAGAGGACAGTCTTATGACAATGGCGCCAACATGAGGGGGAAACGCCAAGGAGTTCAGGCCACGCTGCTGCAGAAAAATCCAAGAGCATTATTTGTTCCCTGTGGGGCTCATACCCTTAGCCTGGTTGTTGCTGATGCTGCCAAAAGCTCAAACGATGCCATGGGATTTTTTGGAGTCTTGCAGAAGCTCTATTCGCTGTTTTCTGGCTCTAGGCATAGATGGGCCATCCTTACAACACATGTGACTATTACTCTGAAAATGTGGTCTGAGACAAGATGGGAGAACCGAGTGGAGGCTTTGAAACCCCTCCGATATGAAGTGTCGGGTGTGAGAGAGGCACTGCTTGAGGTGAGAAGCCAGACCAAAGACCCAGTCATGAAGGTTGAGGCCCAGTTCTTGGCGGAGGAGGTGGGCTCATTCCGCTTTTTACTTTGCACAGTTATCTGGTATGACATCTTGAATGAAATACAACATTTGAACAAAGTGCTACAGTCTGAAACAATGCAGGTGAATGTCGCTGTCAGTCTGCTGGAAGCTGAAGTTGCTCTGCAGAGTTACAGAGCCACGGGCTTTGTGGCAGCACAAAGCTCAGCCAAGGACATGTGTGAAGAAATGAATGTGGAGGAAGTCCTTACACAAAAGGGGCTGAGGTCTACAGACAGACTGTCTTCCTACGAGTCTCCTGATGAGCCAGTACTTGATGCCCTTAAGAATCTTGAGGCGAACTTCTTTAACATGGTTGTTGATTCTGCCATATTTGCTGTGAAGGAGAGATTCCAGACTCTTGGTGATGTCGAGAAGAAGTTTGGTATTCTGTCCAACTTCCAAAGCCTACCTCACCAGGAGATGATAGAGCAAGCAGAGGCGCTTGGGCATGCTTTGAGCTGTGGAGGACAGTCTGATTTGGATGGCAGGGAGCTTGCTCAGGAGTTGAAAAATCTACCTGACTTGCCATCACAGACCATGACGGCTTTGGAGTTGCTGAAATTCATACAAGCAAAGCAGttctctgaaatttatccaaacCTGTGGGTTGCTCTCCGGATTGTTGTAACTCTACCAGTCACAGTAGCTTCAGTAGAAAGGTGCTTTTCAAAATCAAAGCTCATCAAAACCTACCTAAGGTCTACAATGTGTCAGGAACGCCTCAGCAGTCTGGCTGTAATGAGTATCAACCCTGATGTTGTTGGTCATATTTCATGTGATGATGTCATAGAGGACTTGGTGGGGGGGTGCCAGCAGTAA